One window of the Bombyx mori chromosome 20, ASM3026992v2 genome contains the following:
- the LOC119630057 gene encoding uncharacterized protein LOC119630057: protein MPITRSTGRGRIETKQSPPSETTATAQSVWTETAANTVMSLVAPTTESSCATANMEATTKVAEKPGNSKTEAVKQYIAKQNDVPTKQRAGTVKSDRSRNRKEQKIAKAREELARLQVELAATRLATLEAGSDDENSESEYNFSDLTAAITLAVKAAREPRYTELPFFNGNHQDWLSFRAAYHETMNSFTKTENINRLRRSLKGRAKEAVDGLLITNADPSDVIRSLEARFGRPETIAITELDTLRALPRLTETPRDICIFSSKVTNAVATLRALNCTHYLYNPETTKTMLEKLTPTLRYRYYDFTAVQPKEDPDLIKFEKFMKREAELCSPYAQPEQAGHYSQPAQHNRRTQNVHIVSEKPSRAKCPVCSNTEHTTTDCYIFKKADSNTRWDIAKNKHLCFRCLKYRNKTHHCKPKTCGINDCKYTHNKMLHFDRKIEKTDNSDKKTTENINSAWTGKQKQSYLKIIPVQVQGPIDTVDTYALLDDGSTVTLIDEIICKKTGITGPIDPLHIQAINNIKSTETRSRRVNLTLRGLNSRKEIIQARTVNDLQVTEQKIPKEQIDEYSHLRDISDIITYENAKPGILIGQDNWHMLLTSKVRRGNRNQPIASLTPLGWVLHGGRTRTLGHHINYINHASETQEDDKIENLVKQYIAMDALCITPRRPKTDPEEQALHILNRNTVHTADGRYETALLWKTDNVSLPDNYNNSLKRLINIENKLDRNPELKQKYTEQMEALVAKGYAEPAPKTKTENRTWYLPHFAVVNPLKPEKLRVVHDAAARTRGVALNDMLLKGPDLLQSLPGVIMRFRQHNIAVTADIKEMFMQVKLRHEDRDALRYLWRKDRRDDKPPEEYRMTSLIFGASSSPSTAIYVKNLNAQKHEATHPEAAAAIQNKHYVDDYLDSFKTLKDAVRITTDVRRIHEKAHFELKQWKSNSPSLLETLGENENGNQVELYKPEEKTERVLGLIWKTEKDVLTFDLNLTRIPPPLVEGKNPTKREALKVVMSLFDPLGFVSPVTNRAKQLLQEVWRRGTSWDDEIDNDLSTHWQAWVKQLRNLHNIAIPRCYLNYSDTTTLQLHVFTDASESAYAAALYWRTISPNNRIDVSLIMSKAKVAPLKLTSIPRLELQAAALGARLAEAVIAEHDRKPDSKTFWTDSKTVLTWIRTGSRSYKPYVAHRLAAIEDSSTVNEWRWVPTKHNVADDATRDVPISFDNEHRWFRGPEFLHQQEESWPTESATATIEPTGEEKIHHTIAVNLKNRLTEGLPDVSRFSNWERLRYTTARVLQFIQLCRRRTEQVHHRKNKRNKEADPAWAERKQRTMVSPKSFKTKTEDRKYHPISAETLKTAEKLLMRATQEESFAQEIKDIQQRGGVNQNSRLHKLSIVYENGYLRIRSRIEAAERIPTEIKSPVILDGNHLTTKLWIKYIHHRLHHAGVEATINECRQQYWIVRIRPVTRTIVNKCLQCRMKTQIPSYPRTGDLPPCRLAHHKRPFTFTGVDYFGPLTVTVGRTNQKRYVAIFTCLTIRAIHLEIAASLNTHSPVMALRRMIARRGCPTQIWSDNGTNLKGADRELRRAIDGATAKEAANRTISWRFIPPGAPFMGGAWERMVRSVKVALTATLHERSPTEEVLSTLLAEIEYTVNNRPLTHVSVSVDDPEALTPNHLLLGGPGRVPTPGTFDERDTLTRNSWRAAQRLADLFWTRWVREYLPELQHRREPHGRGIPVKNGDLVQLVDNNLPRNTWVRGKVIATYPGPDNVVRTVDIRTKGGVLRRPVRKLVILPIEDDHPAPRRNATDSHGGSNVQDEIDFK from the exons ATGCCGATAACGCGGTCAACAGGAAGAGGACGAATCGAAACTAAACAATCGCCGCCCTCAGAAACCACAGCTACAGCACAGAGCGTGTGGACAGAAACAGCCGCGAATACCGTAATGAGTCTGGTAGCCCCCACAACAGAATCATCGTGCGCAACAGCCAACATGGAAGCCACGACGAAAGTCGCAGAGAAACCTGGGAACTCAAAAACAGAGGCCGTCAAACAGTATATAGCCAAACAGAATGACGTGCCAACAAAACAGCGCGCCGGTACAGTCAAAAGTGACCGGTCGCGaaacagaaaagaacagaagatAGCCAAAGCTAGAGAAGAGCTCGCCCGCCTACAAGTGGAATTGGCAGCCACCCGACTGGCCACGCTCGAAGCTGGATCTGATGACGAAAACAGCGAATCAGAATACA ACTTCTCAGATCTAACCGCAGCAATAACACTCGCCGTCAAAGCCGCCCGCGAACCAAGATACACAGAATTGCCATTCTTTAATGGAAATCACCAAGATTGGCTATCCTTTCGTGCAGCCTATCACGAGACGATGaattcatttacaaaaacagaaaatataaacaGACTCAGAAGGAGCCTGAAAGGAAGGGCAAAGGAAGCCGTTGACGGATTACTTATAACGAACGCTGATCCGTCCGACGTCATAAGAAGTCTAGAAGCGCGATTCGGAAGACCGGAAACAATAGCCATAACGGAGTTAGACACGCTACGAGCGCTGCCAAGACTAACAGAAACACCAAGAGACATTTGTATATTCTCCAGTAAGGTGACCAACGCCGTAGCTACGCTTCGTGCATTAAATTGCacacattatttatataatccGGAAACTACCAAAACAATGTTAGAAAAACTCACACCAACACTACGTTACCGATACTACGACTTCACCGCGGTACAACCGAAGGAGGATCCGGAtctgattaaatttgaaaaattcatgaaaAGAGAAGCCGAACTGTGCAGCCCTTATGCACAGCCCGAACAGGCGGGGCACTACTCGCAGCCCGCACAACACAACAGACGCACACAGAACGTGCACATAGTCAGTGAGAAGCCATCACGAGCTAAATGTCCGGTATGTAGCAACACTGAACACACCACAACAGACTGCTACATATTCAAGAAGGCAGACTCAAACACAAGATGGGACATCGCTAAGAATAAACACTTGTGTTTccgatgtctcaagtatagaaaTAAAACCCACCACTGTAAACCGAAGACGTGTGGCATTAATGATTGCAAATATACTCACAACAAGATGCTACACTTCgacagaaaaattgaaaaaacagaCAACAGTGACAAGAAAACAACAGAGAACATTAATTCCGCTTGGACCGGAAAACAGAAACAGtcctatttgaaaataatcccaGTCCAAGTACAAGGACCGATAGACACGGTTGATACATACGCGCTGCTCGACGATGGATCAACGGTAACACTGATAGACGAAATCATCTGCAAGAAGACTGGAATAACAGGACCAATCGATCCGTTACACATACAGGCGattaacaacataaaatcaACGGAAACAAGGTCAAGAAGAGTCAACCTCACGCTCAGAGGCCTCAACAGTCGAAAAGAAATAATACAAGCGAGAACAGTTAACGACCTACAAGTAACAGAACAAAAAATACCAAAGGAACAGATAGATGAGTATTCGCACCTACGAGACATCAGTGACATCATCACGTATGAGAACGCGAAACCTGGAATCCTGAttggccaagacaactggcacatGTTACTAACTTCGAAAGTTAGACGAGGCAACAGGAATCAGCCAATAGCGTCACTGACACCTCTAGGCTGGGTATTGCATGGAGGTCGCACTCGTACCCTAGGCCACCACATAAACTACATAAATCATGCTAGCGAAACCCAGGAAgatgataaaatagaaaatctggtAAAACAGTATATCGCTATGGATGCGCTATGCATCACACCAAGAAGACCAAAAACAGACCCAGAGGAACAGGCGCTTCACATCCTCAACAGAAATACAGTCCACACAGCAGATGGAAGATACGAAACTGCTCTGCTCTGGAAAACAGATAATGTCAGTCTACCAGACAACTACAATAACTCGTTAAAGCGACtgataaatatagaaaacaaactTGATCGTAATCCGGAACTGAAACAGAAATACACAGAACAGATGGAAGCACTCGTCGCGAAAGGCTACGCCGAGCCCgctccaaaaacaaaaacagagaaCAGAACGTGGTATCTACCTCACTTCGCCGTCGTGAACCCCCTGAAGCCGGAAAAACTCCGAGTCGTCCACGACGCCGCCGCCAGAACAAGAGGGGTAGCTTTAAATGATATGCTGCTTAAGGGACCGGACCTACTCCAATCACTACCAGGAGTGATAATGCGATTTAGACAGCATAATATAGCAGTAACAGCAGACATAAAGGAGATGTTCATGCAAGTGAAATTGAGACATGAAGACAGAGACGCGCTCCGCTATCTCTGGCGCAAAGATCGCCGAGATGACAAGCCCCCAGAAGAATACAGAATGACCTCGTTGATCTTCGGTGCGTCAAGTTCTCCTTCCACAGCAATATATGTAAAGAACTTGAACGCCCAGAAACATGAAGCCACGCACCCGGAGGCGGCAGCCGCAATACAGAACAAGCACTACGTAGACGACTACTTGGACagctttaaaactttaaaagatGCAGTACGCATAACAACAGACGTTCGTCGTATACACGAAAAAGCtcattttgaattaaaacagTGGAAGTCAAACTCGCCGAGCCTACTTGAAACCCTTGGTGAAAACGAAAATGGAAATCAAGTGGAACTGTACAAGCCTGAAGAAAAAACTGAACGAGTACTCGGGCTCATATGGAAAACAGAAAAGGACGTGCTTACCTTCGACCTCAATCTGACAAGAATACCTCCACCGCTCGTCGAAGGCAAGAACCCGACCAAGAGAGAAGCACTAAAAGTCGTAATGTCGTTATTCGACCCGCTAGGCTTCGTGTCCCCAGTCACAAATAGAGCAAAACAACTTCTGCAAGAAGTGTGGCGGCGAGGAACATCATGGGACGATGAAATAGATAACGACCTGTCGACACACTGGCAGGCCTGGGTGAAGCAGCTGAGAAACCTGCACAATATAGCCATCCCAAGATGTTACTTAAACTACAGCGACACGACCACATTACAGCTACACGTCTTCACCGACGCAAGTGAATCCGCCTACGCTGCAGCACTATACTGGCGAACGATAAGTCCGAATAATAGAATCGACGTGTCACTGATTATGAGCAAAGCAAAGGTAGCGCCCCTGAAACTCACTTCTATACCGAGACTGGAACTACAAGCCGCCGCTCTCGGAGCACGCCTCGCTGAAGCTGTAATAGCGGAACACGACAGAAAGCCGGATTCGAAGACCTTCTGGACCGACAGTAAGACAGTATTAACATGGATAAGAACGGGATCACGCTCGTACAAACCATACGTCGCCCACCGCCTGGCTGCTATAGAAGATAGTTCAACAGTAAACGAGTGGCGATGGGTACCCACGAAGCATAACGTGGCCGACGACGCAACTAGAGACGTGCCAATATCGTTCGACAACGAACACAGATGGTTCAGAGGACCGGAATTCCTACACCAGCAAGAAGAATCCTGGCCTACGGAATCAGCAACAGCAACAATAGAACCGACAGGTGAAGAAAAGATACATCACACGATCGCCGTCAACCTTAAAAACAGACTAACTGAAGGTTTACCAGACGTATCCCGGTTCTCGAATTGGGAAAGACTCCGATACACCACAGCCAGAGTCCTACAGTTTATACAACTTTGTAGGCGCAGAACAGAACAGGTACACcatagaaaaaacaaaagaaacaaagaaGCAGACCCCGCGTGGGCCGAACGTAAACAACGAACAATGGTTTCGCCGAAATCCTTTAAAACCAAAACGGAAGATAGAAAATACCATCCGATCTCAGCTGAAACATTGAAAACGGCCGAGAAACTGCTTATGCGCGCGACACAAGAAGAAAGCTTCGCTCAAGAAATCAAGGACATCCAACAACGAGGAGGCGTGAACCAGAATAGCCGCCTCCACAAACTCAGTATTGTATATGAGAACGGATACCTACGAATACGAAGCCGTATCGAAGCAGCAGAACGAATACCAACAGAAATAAAGAGCCCGGTGATCCTGGACGGAAACCACCTCACAACTAAGTTGTGGATAAAATATATTCATCACAGATTACATCATGCTGGAGTCGAAGCTACAATTAACGAGTGTCGTCAGCAATACTGGATAGTGCGTATACGCCCAGTGACTCGCACCATAGTAAACAAATGCCTACAATGCAGAATGAAGACACAGATACCGTCGTATCCGAGGACCGGAGATCTACCACCGTGCCGTCTAGCCCATCACAAAAGACCATTCACTTTCACGGGAGTTGATTACTTCGGTCCGCTAACAGTCACAGTCGGACGAACCAACCAAAAGCGATACGTAGCAATATTCACTTGTCTAACAATACGAGCCATACATCTTGAAATAGCCGCATCACTAAACACCCACTCTCCGGTGATGGCGCTCCGAAGAATGATAGCACGACGAGGTTGTCCGACGCAGATATGGTCGGACAACGGCACCAACTTAAAAGGAGCAGACAGAGAACTACGCCGAGCCATCGACGGTGCAACCGCAAAGGAAGCAGCGAACAGAACGATCTCCTGGAGATTCATCCCACCCGGAGCACCGTTCATGGGAGGTGCCTGGGAAAGGATGGTGCGCTCGGTAAAGGTCGCGTTAACGGCAACACTCCATGAACGAAGTCCAACGGAGGAAGTGCTCTCGACGTTATTAGCTGAAATAGAATATACGGTAAACAATCGGCCTTTGACTCACGTTTCGGTCAGCGTGGACGACCCCGAAGCCCT